In Lineus longissimus chromosome 7, tnLinLong1.2, whole genome shotgun sequence, a genomic segment contains:
- the LOC135491606 gene encoding uncharacterized protein LOC135491606, producing MEDNFTKWVEATPLRTMETEEVCNAIIKDLVSRFGCMYIIHSDRGAQFVSSLYTALMKKLGVDKTLTTAYNPKTREMKLPLDLLYTTPSEDVTNVPAYVTNLEAKFHKAFALVRNHLNTTQRVQKKQWKTSLPTYQSLKAGDAVYYFNPRKSFKGDRHRPWLGPYLVLEMNEDFTVLLQCDEAGRTMMTHADKLRIARGVNLEWPRPQ from the exons ATGGAGGACAACTTCACGAAGTGGGTGGAGGCCACACCCCTTCGCACTATGGAAACGGAAGAAGTCTGTAATGCCataatcaaggatttagtatcAAGATTCGGGTGTATGTACATCATCCATAGCGACCGCGGCGCCCAGTTTGTTTCGAGCCTGTATACTGCCCTGATGAAGAAGTTAGGAGTCGACAAAACACTGACCACAGCGTACAATCCTAAAA CAAGGGAGATGAAGTTGCCACTTGACCTTCTCTACACCACTCCTTCAGAGGACGTAACCAATGTACCTGCTTACGTTACTAACCTGGAGGCCAAGTTCCATAAGGCTTTCGCGTTGGTTAGGAACCATCTCAATACCACGCAACGGGTACAAAAGAAGCAGTGGAAAACATCTCTTCCAACGTACCAGTCGCTGAAAGCTGGAGATGCTGTATACTACTTCAATCCTAGGAAGTCATTCAAGGGAGATCGGCACCGTCCATGGCTTGGGCCGTATTTGGTCTTGGAAATGAACGAGGATTTTACAGTGCTACTGCAATGTGATGAGGCTGGTAGGACCATGATGACACATGCGGACAAGTTGCGCATCGCACGAGGAGTAAATTTGGAGTGGCCACGCCCACAATAG
- the LOC135491607 gene encoding uncharacterized protein LOC135491607, which translates to MAKHKVNKNNPKKKNTQNPDSRPKALAVLPYVKGVTETIERYMRKAGVATACRPHTTIRQLLVHPKDKRDMLDITDCIYQIPCANCDNAYIGETGRKFSVRLKEHQKDVGTVKDRKYTRANRLSSQSEFNKSAITDHVAQVNHNIDWDNSKVLEKESTRFTRWVKEAIWIRKTTNMNRDEGGYKLSHVWDASLAATSSGQTQD; encoded by the coding sequence ATGGCTAAACACAAGGTAAATAAGAACAATCCTAAGAAAAAGAACACTCAGAATCCTGACAGCAGGCCAAAGGCCCTGGCTGTCCTCCCTTATGTAAAAGGAGTCACCGAGACTATAGAACGGTATATGAGGAAAGCGGGGGTGGCTACAGCATGTAGACCACACACCACCATTAGACAATTGTTGGTTCATCCTAAGGACAAAAGGGATATGCTTGATATTACGGACTGTATTTATCAAATCCCTTGTGCAAATTGTGACAATGCATATATCGGTGAGACAGGCAGAAAGTTCTCGGTCAGACTGAAAGAACATCAGAAAGACGTAGGGACTGTAAAGGATCGTAAATACACTCGTGCGAACAGACTGTCGTCTCAAAGTGAGTTCAACAAATCCGCAATCACTGACCACGTTGCCCAAGTCAACCATAACATCGATTGGGACAATAGTAAAGTGTTGGAGAAGGAATCGACAAGATTCACCAGATGGGTCAAGGAGGCAATCTGGATACGCAagaccaccaacatgaacagagaCGAGGGGGGATACAAACTGAGTCACGTGTGGGACGCCAGTTTGGCCGCTACATCTAGCGGTCAAACTCAGGACTAA